TCGCCAAACGCGAGCAAAAATCGCCGAGCTCAAAGCTGTGCGCCTGTGCGTTAATCGCACGAACTGCCACATTTACGCCCAGATCATTTCGCCTTGCGGCGGTAAGGTTCTGGCTTCGGCTTCCACGCTTGACGTCGATGTTCGCAAGGACATCCCGAACGGCGGTAACAAGGCTGCTGCCACTTCCGTTGGCAAGTTGATCGCCGAGCGTGCCAAGGCCGCCGGTATCGAACGGGTGGCTTTTGATCGTTCCGGTCTTCAGTACCATGGTCGTGTTCAGGCGTTGGCGGAAGCCGCGCGTGAAGCCGGTCTGCAGTTCTGATCGCCGCGAAAGGAATAGGTTAAGAAATGGCTAAACCTGAAAGAAACAAGAAGCCGCAGCAAGCTGAAGAGCGTGATGATGGCATGCGCGAGAAGATGGTCGCGGTCAATCGCGTTACCAAGGTGGTTAAGGGCGGCCGTATTCTCGGTTTCGCAGCCCTGACCGTCGTTGGTGACGGCGATGGCGGCATTGGCATGGGCAAGGGCAAGTCCCGCGAAGTGCCGGTTGCCGTGCAAAAGGCAATGGAAGAGGCTCGTCGCAAGATGGCTAAGGTCAGCCTGAAGAGCGGTACGGTTCATCACACGGTCATGGGTCGCCACGGCGCCACTACCGTGATGATCCAGCCGGCTCCGGATGGTACCGGCATCATCGCAGGTGGCGCAATGCGTGCCGTCTTCGAAGTTGTTGGTGTGACCAACGTCGTTGCCAAGGCTCACGGTTCGACCAATCCTTACAACATCGTGCGTGCGACGATCGATGGTCTGTCGAAGGTCAATACGCCGGCAGAGATCGCTGCAAAGCGTGGTCTGTCTGTTGAAAAGATCCTGGGGTAAGTCATGGCTGACAAGAAAATCACAGTGAAGCTCGTCAAGAGCATTATCGGCACCAAGCAGGACCACCGCGCCACCGTGCGCGGCCTGGGTCTGCGTAAGCTGAACAGTTCCGCTGTCCTGGAAGATACGCCGGCAGTCCGCGGCATGATCCAAAAGGTTCAGTATCTCGTCAAGGTTGAGGGTTAAGCCATGCGTCTGAATACCATCAAGCCCGCAGAAGGCTCCAAAAAGGCTGCGAAGCGTGTCGGTCGTGGCATCGGTTCCGGCCTGGGCAAGACTTGCGGTCGCGGTCACAAGGGTCAGAAGTCTCGTTCCGGTGGCTTCCACAAGGTTGGTTTCGAAGGCGGTCAAATGCCTTTGCAACGTCGCCTGCCGAAGCGTGGTTTCAACTCGCTGACGCGTGCTCGTAACTACGAAATCCGTCTGACCGACATTGAGCGCATGCCGCTCGACGAGATCGATCTGCTTGCTCTGCAAGCTGCTGGTGTCGTGCCGGGTGATGCCTTGTCTGCTAAGGTTATCCTCTCTGGTGCCATCACCCGCAAAGTCGTTCTCAAGGGTGTCGGTGCAACGAAGGGTGCCAAGGCAGCCATCGAAGCAGTCGGCGGCTCGATCGCTGAGTAAGAACTAAGAAAGGTAAGAACGTTGGCGGCAAATCCTAATACCGTAGGCAAGGGCGGAAAATTCGGCGATCTAAAGCGCCGTTTGTGGTTCTTGCTGGGTGCGCTCGTGGTGTATCGCATTGGTGCGCATATTCCGGTTCCGGGTATTGACCCCAACGTCCTTGCTGATCTGTTTAATTCGCAGCAGGGCGGCATCTTGGGCATGTTCAACATGTTCTCGGGTGGTGCTCTGTCGCGTTTCACCATTTTTGCGCTGGGGATCATGCCTTACATTTCGGCATCGATCATCATGCAGTTGATGAGCGTCGCAAGTCCTCAACTTGAAGCACTCAAGAAAGAGGGCGAAGCCGGTCGCCGCAAGATTACTCAATATACCCGCTATGGCACGGTCGCTTTGGCGCTGTTCCAGGGCCTGGGTATCGCTGTTGCCCTCGAAGCGCAGGCCGGCCTCGTCGCAGACCCTGGCTTCTTGTTCCGCCTGACGACTGTATCCACCTTGCTGACCGGAACGATGTTCCTGATGTGGTTGGGCGAGCAGGTTACTGAGCGTGGTTTGGGTAACGGTATTTCCATCATTATTTTTGCCGGTATCGCTGCTGGTCTGCCGAATGCGATTGGCGGTCTGCTTGAGTTGGTTCGCACCGGCGCAATGCATCCGCTCTCTGCATTGGTTATTTGTGTCCTGATAGTTGCTGTTACGGCATTTGTTGTATTCGTCGAACGTGGTCAGCGCAAGATTCTGGTTAACTACGCGAAGCGTCAGGTCGGTAACAAGGTTTATGGCGGGCAAAGTTCACACTTGCCATTGAAGCTGAATATGGCTGGTGTTATTCCCCCCATTTTTGCTTCTTCGATCATTCTTTTTCCGGCGACTGTCGCTGGCTGGTTTGGTTCAAGCGATTCGATGCGCTGGTTGAAGGATATCGCTGGCACGTTGTCTCCTGGGCAGCCGATTTACGTGATGCTCTATGCTGCAGCAATCATCTTCTTCTGCTTTTTCTACACCGCCCTTGTGTTTAACTCCAAGGAAACGGCAGAGAATCTGAAAAAGAGCGGGGCCTTTGTTCCTGGCATTCGTCCTGGCGAACAAACCTCTCGCTACATTGACAAGATTTTGATGCGCCTTACTTTGATTGGGGCTGCTTATATTACCGTCGTCTGTCTGCTCCCTGAGTTTTTGATTTTGAAGTGGAATGTTCCATTCTATTTCGGTGGTACATCGCTTCTGATTATCGTTGTGGTGACCATGGACTTTATGTCTCAGGTTCAGGCTTACGTAATGTCGCACCAATATGAAAGTTTGCTTAAAAAGGCAAATTTCAAAGGTACTAATTGATCAAATAACTGAGTATGGCGAAGGAAGACTGTATTGAAATGCAAGGGGAGGTTTTAGAAAACCTTCCCAACGCGACCTTCAAGGTCAAACTGGAAAATGGGCACGTGCTTCATGCCTTTATCTCCGGGAAAATGAGGATGCATTACATTCGAATTCTCCCCGGCGACAAGGTTACCGTCCAGCTGACGCCATATGATTTAACCAAGGCCCGGATTGTTTTCCGGTCCAAGTAAAGATTCTCTACGCAATAAACCGCAGGGCAAGGAATCACGGCTGCTTCCAAGCCCTCGCAGACGAGGAGTAAACATGAAAGTTCAACCTTCAGTAAAGCGCGTGTGTCGCAATTGCAAAGTCATCCGTCGCAAGGGTGTCGTGCGCGTTATTTGCAAGGACCCGCGTCATAAGCAGCGTCAAGGCTAATCGCCTCGACTCGGCATACGTTAATTTTCGAAATATTGGAGTGACTCGATGGCCCGTATTGCAGGGGTAAACATTCCGAACCATCAGCATGCTGAAATCGCCCTTACCGCGATTTATGGCATCGGCCGTACCCGCTCGCAGAAGATTTGCGATGCGGCTGGCGTTGGTCGTACGACTAAAATGAAAGACCTGTCCGATGCGGACATGGATCGCTTGCGTGACGAAGTCGGCAAGTTCACCGTTGAAGGTGACCTGCGTCGCGAAGTAACGATGAACATCAAGCGTTTGATGGACCTCGGTTGCTACCGTGGCCTGCGCCATCGCAAGGGCTTGCCCTGCCGTGGTCAGCGCACCCGTACCAATGCTCGTACTCGCAAGGGTCCGCGCAAGGCCATCGCTGGCAAGAAGTAATAGGGACAGAACATGGCAAAGACTGCTACCAAAGTTCGTAAAAAGGTTAAAAAGAACGTTGCTGAGGGCATCGCCCACATTCACGCTTCGTTCAATAACACCATCATCACCATTACCGACCGTCAGGGCAATGCACTGTCCTGGGCAACTTCCGGTGGTGCCGGCTTCCGCGGTTCGCGTAAGTCCACCCCGTTTGCTGCTCAGGTGGCTGCAGAAGCTGCTGGCAAGGCGGCTCAAGAATGCGGCGTCAAGAACCTTGAAGTTCGCATCAAAGGCCCTGGTCCTGGCCGTGAATCTTCCGTCCGCGCTCTCAACGCGCTGGGCATGAAGATCACCGCTATTTCCGACGTGACGCCGGTGCCGCACAACGGTTGCCGTCCGCCTAAAAAGCGCCGCATCTAAGGAGAAAGACAAGTGGCTCGTAATCTCGATCCGAAGTGCCGTCAGTGCCGCCGTGAAGGCGAAAAGCTTTTCCTCAAGGGTGAAAAGTGCTTTACCGACAAGTGCGCCATTGAGCGCCGTTCCTACGCTCCTGGCCAGCATGGCCAGAAGTCTGGTGCCCGTCTGTCCGACTACGGCGTCCATCTTCGCGCCAAGCAGAAGATTCGTCGCGTCTATGGCGTGCTCGAAGGTCAGTTCCGCAAGACCTTCGCCGAAGCTGATCGCCGCAAGGGTCAGACCGGTGAAAACCTCCTGCAACTGCTCGAAGCCCGTCTGGACTCCGTTGCTTACCGCATGGGTTTCGGTGCTTCCCGCGTCGAATCCCGTCAGATCGTCCGTCACAACGGCGTTTTGGTGAACGGCAAGCGCGTCAACATTCCGTCTTATCTTGTTAAGCCGGGCGATGTTGTTCAGCTGACCGATCGCGCTCGCGCATCGCTGCGTTGCAAGGCCGCTCTGGAAGCTGCCGAGTCCCGCGGTTTCCCCGAGTGGGTTGCTGTTGACGTCAAGGAAGGCAAGGGAACGTTCAAGGCTATGCCGCAGCGCTCCGAGCTGCCGTCTACCCTGAACGAAGGTCTCGTCATCGAACTTTACTCGAAGTAATCACTGAGCAGAGGAATTTAGCCCATGCAAAGCAGTGGACTTCTGAAACCCCGCATTATTGATGTGCAGAGCGTTTCGCCCGTGCAAGCCAAGGTTGTGATGGAGCCGTTTGAACGCGGCTACGGTCACACCTTGGGTAATGCACTGCGTCGTATCCTGCTGTCCTCCATGCCGGGTTATGCGCCGACCGAAGTCGGCATTGAGGGTGTGCTCCACGAGTACTCCACCGTTGATGGCGTTCAGGAAGATGTCGTTGATATCCTTCTGAACCTCAAAGGCATCGTGTTCAAGTTGCATAACCGCGACTCGGTCACGCTCAATCTGGTCAAGGAAGGTGAGGGCGTTGTCCGTGCAGGCGATATTGATTTGCCGCACGACGTCGAAATCATCAACCCGGAACATGTCGTGGCTCACTTGTCGCCTGGCGGCAAGCTGGCGATGGAAATCAAGGTCGAAAAGGGACGCGGCTATGTGCCGGGTAACGTTCGCAACCTCGGTGATTCCAAGACGATCGGCAAGCTCGTGCTGGATGCTTCATTCAGCCCGATCCGCCGTGTTGCCTACTCTGTTGAAAGCGCCCGCGTTGAACAGCGTACCGACTTGGACAAGCTGATTGTCGACATTGAGACCAACGGTGTTGTCGAGCCGGAAGAGGCCATTCGCTACGCAGCTCGCGTGCTGATGGAACAGCTCTCCGTGTTTGCCGATCTCGAAGGCACGGCCCCCGCTGTGGAAGCCTCCAAGCCGGCTCAGGTTGACCCGGTTCTCCTTCGCCCGGTGGATGATCTCGAATTGACGGTTCGTTCTGCGAACTGCCTCAAGGCTGAGAACATTTATTACATCGGCGATCTTATTCAGCGTACCGAGAATGAACTTCTCAAGACCCCGAATCTGGGTCGTAAGTCGCTGAACGAGATCAAGGAAGTGCTTGCTGCACGTGGTCTGACCCTCGGCATGAAACTGGAAAATTGGCCGCCCGCCGGTCTGGAAAAGGTCTAAGGACCTTTTTCAGCACGGGTCGTCAAGGGACGCCTGCAGAATATAGAAAGGATTAACCATGCGTCACCGCAATGGACTTCGCAAACTGAACCGTACCAGCAGCCATCGCCTCGCGATGCTGCGCAACATGACTGTTTCTCTTCTCCGTCACGAGGCTATCAAGACCACCGTGCCGAAGGCCAAGGAACTGCGCCGTGTTGTTGAACCAATGATTACCCTCGGCAAAAACCCGACGCTGGCTAACAAGCGCCTGGCCTTTGACCGCCTGCGTGATCGCGAGAT
The sequence above is drawn from the Dechloromonas sp. TW-R-39-2 genome and encodes:
- the rplR gene encoding 50S ribosomal protein L18, translated to MFNRKEARLRRARQTRAKIAELKAVRLCVNRTNCHIYAQIISPCGGKVLASASTLDVDVRKDIPNGGNKAAATSVGKLIAERAKAAGIERVAFDRSGLQYHGRVQALAEAAREAGLQF
- the rplQ gene encoding 50S ribosomal protein L17, with amino-acid sequence MRHRNGLRKLNRTSSHRLAMLRNMTVSLLRHEAIKTTVPKAKELRRVVEPMITLGKNPTLANKRLAFDRLRDREIVVKLFAELGPRYNARPGGYLRILKCGFRNGDNAPMAFVELVDRPEVTEAVEVDEAAE
- the rpmJ gene encoding 50S ribosomal protein L36 — encoded protein: MKVQPSVKRVCRNCKVIRRKGVVRVICKDPRHKQRQG
- the secY gene encoding preprotein translocase subunit SecY, with the protein product MAANPNTVGKGGKFGDLKRRLWFLLGALVVYRIGAHIPVPGIDPNVLADLFNSQQGGILGMFNMFSGGALSRFTIFALGIMPYISASIIMQLMSVASPQLEALKKEGEAGRRKITQYTRYGTVALALFQGLGIAVALEAQAGLVADPGFLFRLTTVSTLLTGTMFLMWLGEQVTERGLGNGISIIIFAGIAAGLPNAIGGLLELVRTGAMHPLSALVICVLIVAVTAFVVFVERGQRKILVNYAKRQVGNKVYGGQSSHLPLKLNMAGVIPPIFASSIILFPATVAGWFGSSDSMRWLKDIAGTLSPGQPIYVMLYAAAIIFFCFFYTALVFNSKETAENLKKSGAFVPGIRPGEQTSRYIDKILMRLTLIGAAYITVVCLLPEFLILKWNVPFYFGGTSLLIIVVVTMDFMSQVQAYVMSHQYESLLKKANFKGTN
- the rpsM gene encoding 30S ribosomal protein S13 — translated: MARIAGVNIPNHQHAEIALTAIYGIGRTRSQKICDAAGVGRTTKMKDLSDADMDRLRDEVGKFTVEGDLRREVTMNIKRLMDLGCYRGLRHRKGLPCRGQRTRTNARTRKGPRKAIAGKK
- the rpsE gene encoding 30S ribosomal protein S5, with protein sequence MAKPERNKKPQQAEERDDGMREKMVAVNRVTKVVKGGRILGFAALTVVGDGDGGIGMGKGKSREVPVAVQKAMEEARRKMAKVSLKSGTVHHTVMGRHGATTVMIQPAPDGTGIIAGGAMRAVFEVVGVTNVVAKAHGSTNPYNIVRATIDGLSKVNTPAEIAAKRGLSVEKILG
- the rpmD gene encoding 50S ribosomal protein L30, encoding MADKKITVKLVKSIIGTKQDHRATVRGLGLRKLNSSAVLEDTPAVRGMIQKVQYLVKVEG
- the rplO gene encoding 50S ribosomal protein L15; its protein translation is MRLNTIKPAEGSKKAAKRVGRGIGSGLGKTCGRGHKGQKSRSGGFHKVGFEGGQMPLQRRLPKRGFNSLTRARNYEIRLTDIERMPLDEIDLLALQAAGVVPGDALSAKVILSGAITRKVVLKGVGATKGAKAAIEAVGGSIAE
- the infA gene encoding translation initiation factor IF-1 encodes the protein MAKEDCIEMQGEVLENLPNATFKVKLENGHVLHAFISGKMRMHYIRILPGDKVTVQLTPYDLTKARIVFRSK
- the rpsK gene encoding 30S ribosomal protein S11; its protein translation is MAKTATKVRKKVKKNVAEGIAHIHASFNNTIITITDRQGNALSWATSGGAGFRGSRKSTPFAAQVAAEAAGKAAQECGVKNLEVRIKGPGPGRESSVRALNALGMKITAISDVTPVPHNGCRPPKKRRI
- the rpoA gene encoding DNA-directed RNA polymerase subunit alpha, with the translated sequence MQSSGLLKPRIIDVQSVSPVQAKVVMEPFERGYGHTLGNALRRILLSSMPGYAPTEVGIEGVLHEYSTVDGVQEDVVDILLNLKGIVFKLHNRDSVTLNLVKEGEGVVRAGDIDLPHDVEIINPEHVVAHLSPGGKLAMEIKVEKGRGYVPGNVRNLGDSKTIGKLVLDASFSPIRRVAYSVESARVEQRTDLDKLIVDIETNGVVEPEEAIRYAARVLMEQLSVFADLEGTAPAVEASKPAQVDPVLLRPVDDLELTVRSANCLKAENIYYIGDLIQRTENELLKTPNLGRKSLNEIKEVLAARGLTLGMKLENWPPAGLEKV
- the rpsD gene encoding 30S ribosomal protein S4 encodes the protein MARNLDPKCRQCRREGEKLFLKGEKCFTDKCAIERRSYAPGQHGQKSGARLSDYGVHLRAKQKIRRVYGVLEGQFRKTFAEADRRKGQTGENLLQLLEARLDSVAYRMGFGASRVESRQIVRHNGVLVNGKRVNIPSYLVKPGDVVQLTDRARASLRCKAALEAAESRGFPEWVAVDVKEGKGTFKAMPQRSELPSTLNEGLVIELYSK